One segment of Zhihengliuella halotolerans DNA contains the following:
- a CDS encoding alpha/beta fold hydrolase, whose product MAVPSISPIRLNDADAALPTLVLGPSLGSTSASIWHLVAPHLAPHLRLLGWDLPGHGEAAAAVESFSMGELAAGVKAMVDETVAGEVHYAGVSIAGAVGLQLGHDYPDAFASISIICSAAKIGTPETWHDRAELVRHQGTDVLEEGSKQRWFGPGFVDAHPGRVAEALDSLRATDAGSYAFACDALADYDLTDELGRITAPLLAVAGEHDGVCPPSAAEALATGVANGHSAVVPGAAHLTPLEAPETIAGLIARHVLG is encoded by the coding sequence ATGGCCGTCCCGAGCATCTCCCCCATCCGCCTCAATGACGCCGATGCGGCGCTTCCGACGCTCGTCCTCGGCCCGTCGCTGGGCAGTACCTCGGCGTCGATCTGGCATCTCGTCGCCCCGCACCTCGCGCCGCACCTCCGGTTGCTGGGCTGGGACCTCCCGGGGCACGGGGAGGCTGCGGCCGCGGTGGAGTCCTTCTCGATGGGCGAGCTCGCCGCGGGCGTCAAGGCCATGGTGGATGAGACCGTCGCCGGCGAGGTGCACTACGCGGGCGTATCGATCGCCGGCGCGGTCGGCCTGCAGCTCGGCCACGACTACCCCGATGCGTTCGCCTCGATATCGATCATCTGCTCGGCCGCGAAGATCGGCACCCCCGAGACCTGGCACGACCGCGCGGAGCTGGTCCGGCACCAGGGCACCGACGTGCTCGAGGAAGGATCGAAGCAGCGCTGGTTCGGTCCCGGATTCGTCGACGCGCACCCCGGCCGGGTCGCCGAGGCGCTGGACTCCCTGCGCGCCACCGACGCGGGCTCCTATGCCTTCGCATGCGACGCGCTCGCGGACTACGACCTGACGGATGAGCTCGGAAGGATCACCGCGCCGCTGCTCGCGGTCGCCGGCGAACACGACGGCGTCTGCCCTCCATCCGCCGCCGAGGCGCTGGCGACGGGCGTCGCGAACGGGCACTCCGCCGTCGTACCGGGGGCCGCCCACCTGACGCCGCTCGAGGCGCCGGAGACGATCGCGGGGCTGATCGCCCGCCATGTGCTCGGCTGA
- a CDS encoding enoyl-CoA hydratase/isomerase family protein: MTDTEDRIIAQIADGLGIITLNRPEKINALTEDMVDAIGRTLDAWRADDGVRIVVLHGAGERGFCAGGDIKVFYEAITQGRHGDFLRFLSREFEVDQQIAAYPKPVVAFMDGLCMGGGVGLAAHAGVRIVTPRSQVGMPEAKIGYSPDVGGTHLLGAAPGRIGEHLAATGSAMGAGDAIDAGFADFCMSEDGFDDLLATLHDLAGDQVTSGLGAGPDAGTIASALEILLAVAPPRESRTLLANQPWIDAAYGQESLPVILAALDSMPYPAAREAAAAVRANSPLSVETALAAVRAARAEDFLPDAFARELRVAAFLMEHPDLAEGIRAQVVDKDRNPAWAAPGPSLRADITEVVSAQPARLDE, from the coding sequence GTGACGGACACAGAGGACCGCATCATCGCGCAGATCGCCGACGGATTGGGGATCATCACGCTCAACCGGCCGGAGAAGATCAACGCGCTGACCGAGGACATGGTGGACGCGATCGGGCGCACGCTGGACGCGTGGCGCGCGGACGACGGGGTGCGGATCGTGGTCCTGCACGGAGCCGGCGAGCGCGGGTTCTGCGCCGGCGGCGACATCAAGGTCTTCTACGAGGCGATCACTCAGGGCCGCCACGGAGACTTCCTGCGCTTCCTCTCCCGCGAGTTCGAGGTCGACCAGCAGATCGCGGCCTACCCCAAGCCCGTCGTCGCGTTCATGGACGGGCTGTGCATGGGCGGCGGCGTCGGTCTGGCCGCGCACGCCGGGGTGCGGATCGTGACGCCGCGTTCCCAGGTCGGCATGCCGGAGGCGAAGATCGGCTACAGCCCCGACGTCGGCGGCACCCATCTGCTCGGCGCCGCCCCGGGGCGGATCGGCGAGCACCTCGCGGCCACTGGCTCGGCGATGGGCGCCGGCGACGCGATCGACGCCGGCTTTGCGGACTTCTGCATGAGCGAGGACGGCTTCGACGACCTGCTCGCCACCTTGCACGACCTCGCCGGCGACCAGGTCACGTCCGGCCTCGGCGCGGGCCCGGACGCCGGAACGATCGCGTCCGCCCTCGAGATCCTGCTCGCGGTTGCGCCGCCGCGCGAGAGTCGGACGCTGCTTGCCAACCAGCCGTGGATCGATGCGGCCTACGGTCAGGAGTCGCTGCCGGTGATTCTCGCTGCCCTGGACTCCATGCCGTACCCGGCCGCGCGCGAGGCGGCCGCCGCGGTGCGCGCGAACTCGCCCCTGTCCGTGGAGACGGCGCTGGCCGCCGTGCGGGCGGCACGCGCCGAGGACTTCCTGCCGGACGCGTTCGCCCGGGAGCTTCGCGTCGCCGCGTTCCTCATGGAACACCCGGACCTGGCCGAAGGCATCCGGGCACAGGTCGTCGATAAGGACCGGAACCCCGCCTGGGCGGCCCCCGGGCCCTCCCTGCGCGCGGACATCACCGAGGTAGTGAGCGCACAGCCGGCGCGACTCGACGAGTGA
- the pcaC gene encoding 4-carboxymuconolactone decarboxylase codes for MTSPALRPILLTAAADAATGSGRSKPTIVVGPSLGTGAAALWGSTAALLAERFTVIGWDLPGHAGAEASEADYTMAELADAVAALIAALRAEGAIAEAGEVPLFYAGVSIGGAAGAQLGHDHPGLFDGISIICSAAKIGTPEGWAERAELVAAAGTPTMVSGSAERWFAPGFLEEHPQAGTALLHVLQNADRHSYAHACRALAGYDLREELGSITAPVLAIAGAHDAVCPPADAEALAAGVADGRAAVVPSAAHLAPVEDPEATAELLAAFFGSLTPRSGSAPAPRLPGDPYDAGMGVRRQVLGDAHVDRANAGVDDFTAEFQEMITRYAWGTIWTRDGLDRVTRSAITLTAMIAGGYWEELEMHVHAAVRNGMSAEQIKEVFLQSAIYCSVPAANVAFKIGQRVLAEYE; via the coding sequence ATGACTAGCCCCGCACTGCGCCCGATCCTGCTCACCGCGGCCGCCGACGCCGCGACCGGTTCCGGGCGGTCCAAGCCCACGATCGTCGTCGGGCCCTCCCTCGGCACGGGCGCGGCTGCGCTGTGGGGGAGCACGGCGGCGCTGCTCGCCGAACGGTTCACCGTGATCGGCTGGGACCTGCCCGGGCACGCCGGCGCCGAGGCCTCCGAGGCCGACTACACGATGGCCGAACTGGCCGACGCGGTCGCCGCCCTCATCGCAGCCCTGCGCGCCGAGGGCGCCATCGCGGAGGCAGGGGAGGTGCCGCTCTTCTACGCGGGCGTCTCGATCGGGGGCGCGGCCGGCGCGCAGCTGGGGCACGACCACCCCGGCCTCTTCGACGGGATCTCCATCATCTGCTCGGCCGCGAAGATCGGGACCCCCGAGGGGTGGGCCGAGCGCGCCGAGCTCGTGGCGGCCGCCGGCACTCCGACCATGGTCTCCGGCTCGGCCGAACGCTGGTTCGCCCCCGGTTTCCTCGAGGAACACCCACAGGCCGGCACCGCGTTGCTGCACGTGCTGCAGAACGCCGACCGGCACTCCTACGCCCACGCCTGCCGGGCGCTCGCCGGCTACGACCTGCGCGAGGAGCTGGGCTCGATCACGGCCCCGGTGCTGGCGATCGCCGGCGCCCACGACGCGGTCTGCCCGCCCGCGGACGCCGAAGCGCTGGCGGCCGGCGTTGCGGACGGGCGCGCCGCCGTCGTGCCCTCGGCAGCCCACCTGGCGCCGGTCGAGGATCCCGAGGCGACGGCGGAGCTGCTGGCGGCCTTCTTCGGGTCCCTGACTCCGCGCAGCGGATCCGCTCCGGCTCCCCGCCTGCCCGGCGACCCCTACGACGCGGGCATGGGCGTGCGCCGACAGGTGCTCGGCGATGCCCACGTGGACCGGGCCAACGCGGGAGTCGACGACTTCACCGCTGAGTTCCAGGAGATGATCACCCGCTACGCGTGGGGAACGATCTGGACGCGGGACGGCCTCGACCGGGTGACCCGCAGCGCCATCACGCTGACCGCGATGATCGCCGGGGGCTATTGGGAGGAGCTCGAGATGCACGTGCACGCGGCCGTGCGCAACGGTATGAGCGCCGAGCAGATCAAGGAGGTCTTCCTGCAGTCGGCGATCTACTGTTCGGTGCCCGCGGCGAACGTGGCCTTCAAGATCGGCCAGCGGGTGCTGGCGGAGTACGAGTAA
- a CDS encoding lyase family protein, whose product MMDPREVSLLDPVSAGGAAARATGDTAFVQAMLDVESAWAGVLSDAGLIEPAAAEAVAEAADARRYDLASLTARTRDGANALIPLLADLRSTTHEVALAAGADRAGASAAAAAVHRGATSQDIIDTALMLVARRAGAALTADLASAADSLAGLVDAHRGTLAVARSLTQHALPTTFGLRAAGWLSGVVTAADRIRGALDAAPLQWGGAAGTAAALTDVVAGSSATPAGLAASLADRLRLADPGAPWHTQRLPVTSLGAALADVVVAASKVANDVLLGARPEVGELREAASQGRGGSSAMPQKQNPVLAVTIKQAAIAAPAQLGQLYAAAAAAGDERPDGGWHAEWAALRALIRTAGAAAEQLAALTAGLEVDKQRMRANLELSGGLVLSERIMARLAAHARHGDLRGKEAVTALVRAAQTSGASLRELLRAGIDPAVVSDAELDTLLDPDDYLGATDAFIDTHLATYRKLHPDD is encoded by the coding sequence ATGATGGATCCCCGAGAGGTGAGCCTGCTGGACCCTGTGAGCGCCGGCGGTGCGGCTGCACGCGCGACTGGTGACACGGCATTCGTGCAGGCGATGCTCGACGTCGAGTCCGCCTGGGCCGGCGTGCTGTCCGACGCCGGGCTGATCGAGCCCGCGGCGGCGGAGGCCGTCGCGGAGGCCGCCGACGCCCGCCGGTACGACCTCGCGTCCCTGACCGCGCGCACCCGCGACGGGGCCAACGCGCTCATCCCGCTGCTGGCCGATCTCCGCTCGACCACGCACGAGGTCGCGCTGGCCGCCGGGGCCGACCGGGCCGGCGCCTCAGCCGCGGCGGCGGCCGTGCACCGCGGGGCCACCAGCCAGGACATCATCGACACGGCCCTCATGCTCGTCGCCCGCCGTGCCGGAGCGGCACTGACCGCCGACCTGGCCTCCGCCGCCGATTCGCTCGCCGGCCTCGTGGACGCCCACCGGGGCACGCTCGCTGTCGCCCGCTCGCTGACCCAGCACGCCCTGCCGACGACCTTCGGGCTGCGCGCCGCCGGCTGGCTCTCCGGAGTGGTCACCGCCGCGGACCGCATCCGCGGTGCGCTCGACGCCGCGCCGCTTCAGTGGGGCGGTGCAGCCGGCACGGCGGCCGCGCTGACCGACGTCGTCGCCGGTTCCTCCGCGACGCCGGCCGGCCTCGCCGCGAGCCTCGCGGACCGCCTCCGGCTCGCCGACCCGGGGGCGCCCTGGCACACCCAGCGGCTGCCCGTGACGTCGCTGGGAGCCGCGCTCGCCGACGTCGTCGTGGCCGCCTCCAAGGTCGCCAACGATGTGCTGCTCGGCGCCCGACCGGAGGTCGGCGAACTGCGCGAGGCCGCGAGCCAGGGCCGGGGCGGCTCCTCGGCCATGCCGCAGAAGCAGAATCCGGTCCTGGCTGTCACGATCAAGCAGGCCGCGATCGCCGCGCCCGCCCAGCTCGGGCAGCTCTACGCCGCGGCCGCGGCCGCCGGCGACGAGCGGCCCGACGGCGGCTGGCACGCCGAATGGGCCGCCCTGCGGGCCCTGATCCGCACGGCCGGCGCGGCCGCCGAACAGCTCGCCGCGCTCACCGCCGGGCTCGAGGTCGATAAGCAGCGGATGCGGGCCAACCTCGAGCTTTCCGGCGGGCTCGTGCTCAGCGAGCGGATCATGGCGCGGCTCGCGGCGCACGCCCGACACGGAGACCTTCGGGGCAAAGAGGCCGTCACGGCGCTCGTCCGCGCGGCGCAGACGAGCGGCGCGTCACTGCGCGAACTCCTGCGTGCCGGCATCGACCCGGCCGTCGTGAGCGATGCCGAACTCGACACCCTGCTGGACCCCGACGACTACCTTGGCGCCACCGACGCCTTCATCGACACACACCTCGCCACCTACCGAAAGCTGCACCCGGATGACTAG
- the pcaG gene encoding protocatechuate 3,4-dioxygenase subunit alpha, producing MSHAPELKLVPTPGQTVGPFFGYALPYDKDSELLAPGHPRSIRLHGTVVDGDGAPIPDALLEIWQADEAGTISRETGSLVRDGYTFTGFGRAAVDNVGHYTFTTVNPGPTEPGKAPFIALTVFARGLTNRLFTRIYLPEDTEALASDPLLASLDAERRRTLIAEREADGSLRFDVRLQGGDETVFLSYPRES from the coding sequence ATGAGCCACGCACCGGAATTGAAGCTGGTCCCCACCCCCGGGCAGACCGTCGGCCCGTTCTTCGGGTACGCGCTGCCGTACGACAAGGACTCCGAGCTGCTGGCCCCCGGCCACCCCCGCTCGATCCGCCTGCACGGCACCGTCGTCGACGGCGACGGCGCGCCCATCCCGGACGCGCTGCTGGAGATCTGGCAGGCGGACGAGGCCGGCACGATCAGCCGGGAGACCGGATCGCTCGTGCGCGACGGTTACACGTTCACCGGGTTCGGCCGCGCCGCCGTCGACAACGTCGGGCACTACACGTTCACGACCGTGAACCCGGGTCCGACCGAGCCGGGCAAGGCGCCGTTCATCGCGCTGACCGTGTTCGCGCGCGGGCTGACCAACCGCCTGTTCACACGCATCTACTTGCCGGAAGACACCGAGGCGCTGGCCTCCGACCCGCTGTTGGCCTCCCTCGACGCTGAGCGCCGCCGGACCCTGATCGCCGAGCGCGAGGCGGACGGCTCCCTGCGGTTCGACGTGCGCCTGCAGGGCGGCGACGAGACCGTCTTCCTGTCCTACCCGCGCGAGTCCTAG
- the pcaH gene encoding protocatechuate 3,4-dioxygenase subunit beta: protein MSQPPVGGQQPALDPAATMDSQEKLSGEIEAIGAEYAAAGRLETQPRLDYPPYRSSLLRHPTKDPHHVDPETIELWAPAFGERDVHPLEADLTIQHNGEPIGERIVVAGRVLDGDGRPVRNQLIELWQANAAGRYMHKRDQHPAPLDPNFTGVGRAITGPNGEYRFTTIKPAPYPWKNHHNAWRPAHIHFSLFGTDFTQRMITQMYFPGDPLFALDPIYQTIVDPKARERLVATYDHSITSHEWATGYNWDIVLTGSNRTWMEDDAQDEEH, encoded by the coding sequence ATGAGCCAGCCACCCGTCGGCGGGCAGCAGCCCGCCCTCGACCCCGCCGCCACCATGGACTCGCAGGAGAAGCTCTCCGGCGAGATCGAGGCCATCGGCGCGGAGTACGCGGCCGCGGGCCGTCTCGAGACCCAGCCGCGCCTGGACTACCCGCCCTACCGGTCGTCGCTGCTGCGCCACCCCACCAAGGACCCGCACCACGTGGACCCGGAGACGATCGAGCTCTGGGCCCCCGCGTTCGGCGAGCGGGACGTGCACCCGCTCGAAGCGGACCTGACGATCCAGCACAACGGCGAGCCGATCGGCGAGCGCATCGTGGTCGCCGGTCGCGTCCTCGACGGCGACGGCCGCCCGGTGCGCAACCAGCTGATCGAGCTGTGGCAGGCCAACGCGGCCGGGCGCTACATGCACAAGCGGGACCAGCACCCGGCGCCGCTGGACCCGAACTTCACCGGCGTCGGCCGGGCGATCACCGGACCGAACGGCGAGTACCGCTTCACCACCATCAAGCCGGCGCCCTATCCGTGGAAGAACCACCACAACGCGTGGCGCCCGGCGCACATCCACTTCTCGCTCTTCGGCACGGACTTCACCCAGCGCATGATCACCCAGATGTACTTCCCGGGCGACCCGCTGTTCGCGCTGGACCCGATCTACCAGACGATCGTGGACCCGAAGGCCCGCGAACGGCTCGTCGCGACGTACGACCACTCGATCACGAGCCACGAGTGGGCGACCGGCTACAACTGGGACATCGTGCTGACCGGCAGCAACCGGACCTGGATGGAAGACGACGCGCAGGATGAGGAGCACTAG
- a CDS encoding 4-hydroxybenzoate 3-monooxygenase: MAQPSTVIATRVGIVGGGPAGLMLSHLLSSAGIENIVVESRDHETIRTTHRAGILEAGSVALLTDTGVDSRVLTHGDEHAGIDLRFAGESHPLDFKDLVDATVTLYAQNEVFTDLAAARTRDGGDVRFSAEVTEVWDLETATPKFRFTQGGDGDDAGASYEVHADIVVGADGSRSFCRRAVAGEREYRFEYPFAWFGILAEAPKSAPELIYANSPSGFALISQRSESVQRMYFQCDPSENVDDWSEDRIWSELAGRVAGPDGFELKTGPIFDKTVLGFRSFVREPLSHGRLFLVGDAGHTVPPTGAKGLNLALADVKVLFEAIESFCASGSDALLESYSDTALRRVWKAQNFSSWMTSMLHTPPGQDPFVARRALGELDAVVSSRYGRQYLAEAYTGWPHG, translated from the coding sequence ATGGCGCAGCCGTCCACCGTGATCGCCACCCGCGTCGGCATCGTCGGCGGCGGGCCCGCAGGGCTCATGCTCTCGCACCTGCTCTCGTCCGCCGGGATCGAGAACATCGTCGTCGAATCCCGCGACCACGAGACGATCCGCACGACCCACCGCGCCGGCATCCTCGAAGCCGGCTCCGTCGCACTCCTGACGGACACCGGCGTCGACTCCCGCGTGCTCACGCACGGCGACGAGCACGCCGGCATCGACCTGCGCTTCGCCGGCGAGTCCCACCCACTCGATTTCAAAGACCTCGTCGACGCCACCGTCACCCTCTACGCGCAGAACGAAGTCTTCACCGACCTCGCCGCGGCCCGCACCCGCGACGGCGGCGACGTCCGCTTCTCCGCCGAGGTCACCGAGGTCTGGGACCTCGAGACGGCGACCCCCAAGTTCCGCTTCACCCAGGGCGGGGACGGGGACGACGCCGGCGCCTCCTATGAGGTCCATGCCGACATCGTCGTGGGCGCCGACGGCTCCCGCAGCTTCTGCCGCCGGGCCGTCGCCGGCGAGCGCGAGTACCGGTTCGAGTACCCTTTCGCGTGGTTCGGCATCCTCGCGGAGGCCCCCAAGTCAGCTCCGGAGCTGATCTACGCGAACTCGCCGTCCGGGTTCGCCCTGATCTCGCAGCGCAGCGAGTCCGTCCAGCGCATGTACTTCCAGTGCGATCCGTCCGAGAACGTCGACGACTGGAGTGAGGACCGCATCTGGTCCGAGCTGGCCGGCCGCGTTGCCGGTCCTGACGGATTCGAGCTGAAGACGGGCCCGATCTTCGACAAGACCGTGCTCGGCTTCCGCTCCTTCGTGCGGGAGCCGCTCTCCCACGGCCGGCTCTTCCTCGTCGGCGACGCCGGGCACACCGTCCCGCCAACCGGGGCGAAGGGGCTGAACCTGGCCCTCGCCGATGTGAAGGTCCTCTTCGAGGCGATCGAGAGCTTCTGCGCGAGCGGTTCGGACGCCCTGCTCGAGTCCTATTCGGACACCGCCCTGCGCCGGGTCTGGAAGGCCCAGAACTTCTCGAGCTGGATGACTTCGATGCTGCACACCCCGCCCGGGCAGGACCCGTTCGTGGCGCGCCGCGCGCTCGGCGAGCTCGACGCCGTCGTCTCCTCCCGGTACGGGCGGCAGTACCTGGCCGAGGCCTACACCGGCTGGCCGCACGGCTGA
- a CDS encoding IclR family transcriptional regulator → MANSRSGDKLLDRVVRILESFTATEPRLSIAEIADRAGLPAASAYRLVDDLASQGLLLREDGGVRLGIRLWELANRASAARDLRQIALPYLEDLNQLLRQHTQLSVLHQDEVLILERLSRPGAAANQAHVAGRLPVHRTSMGMVLLAYAPAHVLSGYLARHEEAVVERHGDIRRVLAEIRRTGHATFDGFLDDTTTGAAAPLLDRSGHAVAAMGVVVPRGSDALPAVVMALMTAARGASRDLQAMGDPRISH, encoded by the coding sequence ATGGCCAACTCGCGCTCGGGGGACAAGTTGCTGGACCGCGTGGTGCGGATCCTCGAGTCGTTCACGGCCACCGAGCCGCGGCTGAGTATCGCCGAGATCGCCGACCGCGCCGGGCTGCCCGCGGCCAGCGCCTACCGGCTCGTCGACGACCTTGCCTCCCAGGGACTGTTGCTGCGCGAGGACGGCGGCGTCCGTCTGGGCATCCGGCTGTGGGAGCTCGCCAACCGGGCCTCCGCGGCGCGCGATCTGCGCCAGATCGCGCTGCCGTACCTCGAGGACCTGAACCAGCTGCTGCGCCAGCACACCCAGCTCTCCGTCCTGCATCAGGACGAAGTCCTGATCCTGGAGCGACTCTCGCGACCCGGCGCCGCGGCCAATCAGGCCCACGTGGCCGGGCGGCTGCCGGTGCACAGGACCTCGATGGGCATGGTGCTGCTCGCGTACGCACCCGCTCACGTGCTCTCCGGCTATCTCGCCCGGCACGAAGAGGCCGTCGTCGAGCGGCACGGCGACATCAGGCGCGTGCTCGCGGAGATCCGCCGCACCGGGCACGCGACCTTCGACGGCTTCCTCGACGACACGACGACGGGCGCCGCAGCCCCGCTGCTCGACCGCTCGGGTCATGCTGTCGCCGCGATGGGCGTCGTCGTCCCGCGCGGGTCGGATGCGCTCCCCGCTGTCGTGATGGCCCTGATGACCGCCGCGCGCGGCGCCTCGCGCGACCTGCAGGCGATGGGGGACCCCCGGATCTCCCATTGA
- a CDS encoding helix-turn-helix domain-containing protein, protein MSECSDPSHDRDTLDAVASRLRLIRTSRDLTLAAVAESTGISVSTLSRLESGGRKPTLELLLPLARHYRVPLDDLVGAPPVGDPRVHIRPIRRHGRTILPLSHGVVGGGNDDGPGLRVYKQILPGVAARRAPKPRSHPGHEWMYVIAGRLRLVLGVGADARDFELGPGEAAEFDTRTPHWFDAAGPEAVELVALFGADGQKVHVAQV, encoded by the coding sequence ATGAGCGAATGTTCCGACCCCTCCCACGACCGCGACACCCTCGACGCCGTCGCGTCCCGCCTGCGCCTCATCCGCACCTCCCGTGACCTGACGCTCGCGGCGGTCGCGGAGTCCACCGGGATCTCGGTCAGCACGCTGTCCCGGCTCGAGTCCGGCGGGCGCAAACCCACCCTGGAACTCCTGCTGCCGCTCGCGCGCCACTACCGCGTCCCGCTCGACGACCTCGTCGGGGCCCCGCCTGTCGGTGATCCGCGCGTGCACATCCGGCCCATTCGCCGCCACGGCCGCACGATCCTGCCGCTCAGCCACGGGGTGGTCGGCGGCGGGAACGACGACGGCCCGGGCCTGCGCGTCTACAAGCAGATCCTGCCGGGCGTCGCGGCGCGGCGGGCGCCGAAGCCGCGCAGTCATCCGGGGCACGAGTGGATGTACGTCATCGCCGGCCGGCTGCGTCTGGTTCTCGGTGTCGGCGCGGACGCGCGGGACTTCGAGCTCGGCCCGGGGGAGGCCGCTGAGTTCGACACTCGGACCCCGCACTGGTTCGACGCCGCCGGGCCCGAGGCGGTCGAGCTCGTCGCCCTCTTCGGTGCCGACGGGCAGAAGGTGCACGTCGCGCAGGTGTGA
- a CDS encoding NAD(P)/FAD-dependent oxidoreductase: MKNAEYDVAIVGGSVAGLAAATALGRSLRRVVVLDAGQPRNAPSPAAHNVFANDGASPAELLDRARRDAEKYGVELRSADVRTLENCTDAPGEFFGVHLGSGERLTARRVLLATGLVDGLPAIDGLAEHCGTSVLHCPYCHGWEVRGQRIGVIGSSVMATHQALLFSQLSRHVTLITHDAEVTAEQRGQLAAAGVEVVDARIERAVSTGGRLTGVVLEDGTGMPFDALAVQSRMIARSELYTGLGGEVSENPMGEFIETDPRGATAIAGVWAAGNSADVGASVPHAAAAGVTAGAQLNMDLINADVAAKLAVNA; encoded by the coding sequence ATGAAGAACGCCGAATACGACGTCGCCATCGTCGGCGGTTCCGTCGCCGGACTGGCCGCGGCCACCGCGCTCGGCCGCTCGCTGCGCCGCGTCGTCGTCCTGGACGCCGGACAGCCGCGCAACGCGCCCTCCCCCGCCGCGCACAACGTCTTCGCGAACGACGGCGCATCGCCCGCCGAACTCCTCGACCGCGCGCGCCGCGACGCCGAGAAGTACGGGGTGGAACTGCGCTCCGCCGACGTCCGCACCCTGGAGAACTGCACCGATGCACCCGGCGAGTTCTTCGGCGTCCACCTCGGCTCAGGGGAGCGCCTGACCGCGCGCCGGGTGCTGCTGGCCACAGGGCTTGTGGACGGCCTGCCGGCGATCGACGGCCTGGCGGAGCACTGCGGCACGTCCGTCTTGCACTGCCCGTACTGCCACGGCTGGGAGGTGCGCGGGCAGCGGATCGGCGTCATCGGCAGCTCGGTCATGGCGACACACCAGGCGCTCCTGTTCTCCCAACTCAGCCGCCACGTCACGCTCATCACCCACGACGCCGAGGTGACCGCCGAGCAGCGTGGGCAGCTGGCGGCCGCCGGCGTCGAGGTGGTGGACGCGCGGATCGAGCGGGCGGTGAGCACGGGCGGCCGACTGACCGGCGTGGTGCTGGAAGATGGGACGGGGATGCCCTTCGACGCACTGGCGGTGCAGTCGCGGATGATCGCCCGCAGCGAGCTCTACACCGGCCTCGGCGGCGAGGTCAGCGAGAACCCCATGGGTGAGTTCATCGAGACAGACCCGCGCGGGGCGACCGCGATCGCCGGCGTCTGGGCTGCCGGGAACAGCGCCGATGTCGGCGCGAGCGTTCCGCACGCCGCCGCCGCGGGGGTCACCGCGGGCGCCCAGCTGAACATGGACCTCATCAACGCCGACGTCGCAGCGAAGCTGGCCGTCAACGCCTGA
- a CDS encoding thioesterase family protein encodes MHMIFRLFLLMFTWRSRSRIGLFDVGRMPMRATLTDIDYAGHINNGMYFSIFDLGRFDLLLRAGAWNAIWRRRWLPVVQAETIRFRKSVTLGTKFEIESRIVGFDERHAFLEQRIVVAGEVYVSALIAARFKGPKGPVSMSDVVEVLGAERPADLREPDWVAEWLESTRLPSTRRPAPSTW; translated from the coding sequence ATGCACATGATCTTCCGTCTGTTTCTGCTCATGTTCACGTGGCGCTCGCGCTCGCGGATCGGACTCTTCGATGTCGGCCGGATGCCCATGCGCGCGACACTGACCGACATCGACTACGCCGGTCATATCAACAACGGCATGTACTTCTCGATCTTCGACCTCGGCCGCTTCGACCTGCTGTTGCGCGCCGGCGCGTGGAACGCGATCTGGCGGCGGCGCTGGCTGCCGGTCGTGCAAGCCGAGACGATCCGCTTCCGCAAGTCCGTCACGCTCGGGACGAAGTTCGAGATCGAGTCGCGCATCGTCGGCTTCGACGAGCGTCACGCCTTCCTCGAGCAGCGCATCGTTGTCGCGGGCGAGGTCTACGTCTCCGCGCTCATCGCCGCCCGGTTCAAGGGCCCGAAGGGACCCGTGTCGATGTCCGACGTCGTCGAGGTCCTCGGAGCCGAGCGCCCGGCGGACCTCCGCGAGCCTGACTGGGTCGCCGAATGGCTTGAGAGCACCCGCCTGCCGAGCACCCGCCGCCCGGCGCCCAGCACCTGGTGA